The Dunckerocampus dactyliophorus isolate RoL2022-P2 chromosome 16, RoL_Ddac_1.1, whole genome shotgun sequence genome includes a window with the following:
- the smg8 gene encoding nonsense-mediated mRNA decay factor SMG8, producing MKEANMAMTTVSMESLLRLLEDAEHRDDGLCVVGIFGKSNMQVGALKESLVNNLADKHIFSVFGGPDDGCDTADSSIQAFHNQDNRVLYLLLSSVCDSRQLLRACQSLSAGAGHADSHDFWKGLDRQHCLHLLYMFSVCHVLLLVHPNHTFDVTYDRLFRALDALRQKVLPLIRVAIKDCSVSKEWKVNCRPCPPRLLFVFQMNGTLKVSNGSELGSHPDKPKKHSPRRRLQHALEDQIYRIFRKSRVLTNQSSNCLFTVPANQAFVYVVPTSDEDPVGSLLGQLRSNCIRCEQDSGTLVLGPRRYQQMRRSARQASSGVDAFGASAGCQLVDCSLKEFLWQHVELVLTKKGFDDSVGRNPQPSHFELPTYSKWAQVALRLHQVLVSGAEEDVAELATKVQSQLKVLDAFLDADTKFSESRCQKALPLAHSAYQSNLPHNYTTTVHKNQLAQALRVYSQHARGVAFQRYALQLHEDCYKFWSNGHQLCEERSLSDQHCVHKFHLLPQPGEKTDVDHNPPILNHNSRGRCTSSCNCGRKQAPREDPFDIQTANYDFYQLLEDKCCGKLERIDFPIFQPSTPDPAPASNRGQRPPCEASASGDVDRLKESSTAQSHTPGDTSLSLALSLGQSTDSLGPYGDGDTAESQVQQKRPSLADRQPSTVEYLPGMMHSGCPKGLLPKFSSWSLVKLGPAKSYNCHTGLEQPGFLPGSSFLLPWDLVIRSRSEEEVGLEALDGGAASWPAPNKTLVSKRGSAGGLGRGRRRDDTARAFVGFEYEDGRGRRFISSSPDKIVKVLGPGGAKDPASRVLNTDMPLYIPSPSQGRGLKPHFAQLIRLFIVVPDAPLEVTLNPQVQPGPPPCPLFHPEQADLVLPPDSFWVLRFPFAYATELGPCYPPKENQPLNNYKVLRGILRATTASPQ from the exons ATGAAGGAAGCCAACATGGCTATGACGACTGTGAGCATGGAGTCGCTTCTGCGACTGTTGGAGGACGCCGAGCACCGGGACGACGGGTTGTGTGTGGTGGGGATCTTCGGGAAAAGCAACATGCAGGTCGGCGCTCTTAAGGAGTCTCTCGTTAACAACCTGGCGGACAAGCACATCTTCTCGGTGTTCGGCGGACCGGATGATGGCTGCGACACGGCGGACAGTAGCATTCAGGCTTTCCACAACCAAGACAACCGGGTGTTGTACCTGCTACTGTCTTCAGTGTGCGACAGCCGCCAGCTGCTGCGGGCTTGCCAGTCCCTGAGTGCGGGGGCTGGCCACGCCGACTCCCACGACTTCTGGAAGGGCCTGGACAGGCAGCACTGCCTCCACCTGCTCTACATGTTCTCGGTGTGCCACGTCCTCCTGCTCGTCCACCCGAACCACACGTTCGATGTCACCTACGACCGGCTCTTCCGAGCTTTGGACGCCCTGCGGCAGAAAGTGTTGCCTCTTATCCGAGTGGCCATCAAGGACTGTTCGGTGTCCAAAGAGTGGAAGGTGAACTGTCGACCGTGCCCTCCAAGACTGCTCTTCGTCTTCCAGATGAACGGAACTCTCAAG gtgtCAAACGGTTCTGAGTTGGGCTCTCACCCTGACAAGCCCAAGAAGCACTCCCCAAGGAGGCGCCTGCAGCATGCCCTGGAAGATCAAATCTACCGCATCTTCCGCAAAAGCCGAGTCCTGACCAACCAGAGCAGCAACTGCCTGTTCACCGTGCCGGCCAACCAGGCGTTCGTTTACGTGGTGCCGACGTCCGATGAGGATCCCGTGGGCTCCCTGCTGGGCCAGCTGCGCTCCAACTGCATCCGGTGTGAGCAGGACTCAGGCACGCTAGTGCTGGGACCCAGGCGGTACCAGCAGATGCGGCGCTCAGCCCGGCAAGCCAGCTCTGGAGTGGATGCGTTTGGAGCGTCGGCGGGCTGTCAGCTGGTGGACTGCAGCTTGAAGGAGTTTCTGTGGCAGCACGTGGAGCTGGTGCTGACCAAGAAAGGTTTTGACGACAGTGTCGGACGCAACCCTCAGCCATCACACTTTGAGCTGCCAACCTACTCCAAGTGGGCCCAGGTTGCCTTGAGACTCCACCAAGTCCTTGTGAGTGGCGCCGAGGAGGACGTTGCCGAGTTGGCAACCAAAGTGCAGAGCCAGCTGAAGGTGCTGGACGCTTTCCTCGACGCAGACACAAAGTTCTCAGAGAGCCGGTGCCAGAAGGCGTTGCCTCTGGCCCACAGCGCCTACCAGTCCAACCTTCCCCACAACTACACCACTACTGTTCACAAAAACCAGCTGGCACAGGCGCTGCGGGTGTACAGCCAGCACGCTCGTGGCGTGGCATTCCAGCGCTACGCTTTACAGCTTCACGAGGACTGCTACAAGTTCTGGAGCAATGGACACCAACTGTGCGAGGAGCGGAGCCTTTCCGACCAACACTGCGTTCACAAGTTCCACCTTCTGCCGCAGCCAG GAGAGAAGACAGACGTGGATCACAACCCGCCCATTCTGAACCACAACAGCAGGGGGCGCTGTACAAGCTCTTGTAACTGTGGAAGGAAGCAGGCTCCACGTGAAGATCCATTTGACATTCAAACagcaaattatgacttttaccaG TTGCTGGAGGACAAATGCTGCGGTAAGCTGGAGAGGATCGACTTCCCCATCTTCCAGCCAAGTACTCCCGACCCGGCCCCAGCCAGTAACCGGGGCCAGCGCCCTCCTTGCGAGGCCTCAGCATCAGGTGATGTAGACAGACTGAAGGAGTCGAGCACCGCCCAGAGCCACACTCCTGGAGACACCAGCCTGAGCCTGGCCCTCAGTCTGGGCCAGTCGACTGACAGCCTGGGGCCTTACGGCGACGGGGACACAGCTGAAAGCCAAGTCCAGCAGAAGCGTCCGAGCCTTGCGGACCGCCAGCCCTCCACTGTGGAGTACCTCCCTGGTATGATGCACTCGGGCTGCCCTAAGGGCCTGCTGCCCAAGTTCTCCAGCTGGTCCCTGGTCAAACTAGGCCCAGCCAAGTCGTACAACTGCCACACAGGTTTGGAACAACCAGGTTTCCTCCCCGGCTCTTCCTTCCTCCTACCGTGGGACTTGGTGATACGCTCTCGCTCGGAGGAGGAAGTCGGACTGGAGGCTTTGGACGGGGGTGCCGCCTCATGGCCGGCCCCCAATAAGACCCTTGTGAGCAAACGAGGGAGCGCCGGGGGTCTCGGGAGGGGTCGCAGGAGGGACGATACGGCGCGGGCCTTCGTGGGGTTCGAGTACGAAGACGGCAGGGGAAGACGCTTCATCAGCTCCAGTCCTGATAAAATCGTGAAGGTGCTGGGCCCAGGCGGCGCCAAAGACCCTGCGAGCAGGGTGTTGAACACCGACATGCCGCTGTACATCCCGTCACCCTCCCAGGGCCGCGGCCTGAAGCCCCACTTTGCTCAGCTGATCCGCCTTTTTATTGTGGTGCCCGACGCGCCGCTCGAAGTTACCCTCAATCCTCAG GTCCAGCCCGGTCCGCCCCCATGCCCGCTTTTCCATCCTGAGCAGGCGGATTTGGTGTTGCCACCTGACAGCTTCTGGGTGCTGCGCTTCCCTTTTGCCTACGCCACCGAGCTCGGACCCTGTTACCCCCCCAAGGAGAACCAGCCCCTCAACAACTACAAAGTGCTGCGAGGGATCCTCAGAGCCACTACAGCCAGCCCTCAGTGA
- the kcnj15 gene encoding ATP-sensitive inward rectifier potassium channel 15, translated as MAVRKAEVRRRIVSKDGHNNVRIDNVEGMVKLYLHDIWTTVVDMKWRYKLTLFASTFIMTWFIFGVLFYFISMGNGDFEPMLSSNHTPCLENVKTFTGAFLFSLESQTTIGYGFRYITEDCPLAIFTLVAQLVITGLAEIFVTGAFLAKLARPKKRAETIKFSQSAVVCRRQGKLCLMVRVANMRKSLLIQCQLTGKLLHSNVTEEGEKTQVHQTSVDFFMDSSSECPFLILPLTFYHILDERSPLAGLSADNLHSRDFELLVTLNATMESTAATCQSRTSYVPQEILWGYEFKPVLFSTASGRYVADFNFFDKVQASSDAAFLNNDEKLKLEEDYKKE; from the coding sequence ATGGCGGTCAGGAAGGCAGAGGTACGGCGGCGGATAGTGTCCAAAGACGGGCACAACAACGTTCGCATTGACAACGTGGAAGGCATGGTGAAGCTGTACCTCCATGACATCTGGACCACAGTGGTGGACATGAAGTGGCGTTACAAGCTCACCCTGTTCGCCTCCACTTTCATCATGACGTGGTTTATCTTCGGCGTGCTCTTCTACTTCATCAGCATGGGCAATGGCGACTTCGAGCCCATGTTGAGCTCCAACCACACGCCCTGCTTGGAGAATGTCAAGACGTTCACCGGCGCCTTCCTCTTCTCGCTGGAGTCTCAGACCACCATCGGCTACGGCTTCCGCTACATTACGGAGGACTGCCCGCTGGCCATCTTCACCCTGGTGGCCCAGCTGGTCATCACGGGCCTGGCCGAGATCTTCGTCACAGGAGCCTTTCTCGCCAAGCTGGCCCGGCCCAAGAAGCGAGCAGAGACTATCAAGTTCAGCCAGTCGGCGGTAGTGTGTCGCCGCCAGGGCAAGCTGTGCCTGATGGTGAGGGTGGCCAACATGAGGAAGAGCCTGCTGATCCAGTGCCAGCTCACCGGGAAGCTCCTGCACTCCAACGTCACGGAGGAGGGCGAGAAGACCCAAGTCCACCAGACCTCGGTGGATTTCTTCATGGACTCCAGCAGCGAGTGCCCGTTCCTCATCCTGCCGCTCACCTTTTACCACATCCTGGATGAGCGAAGCCCGCTAGCGGGCCTGAGCGCCGATAACCTGCACAGCCGTGACTTTGAGCTGCTAGTGACTCTCAACGCCACCATGGAGTCCACAGCGGCCACGTGCCAGAGCCGCACGTCCTATGTCCCCCAGGAGATCTTGTGGGGTTATGAGTTCAAGCCTGTGCTCTTCAGCACCGCCAGCGGTCGCTACGTAGCCGATTTCAACTTCTTCGATAAAGTACAAGCGAGCAGCGACGCCGCCTTCCTCAACAACGACGAGAAGCTAAAATTGGAGGAGGACTATAAGAAAGAATAG